Proteins encoded together in one Thermococcus gammatolerans EJ3 window:
- a CDS encoding magnesium transporter gives MRESMLSELRGKIGEAYRVTLPSLFTSQIFGLFGGTFLGKYFETVRLRFPGLLVVLPGIMGLRGNVFGSMASRFSTMLYLGELEPSLGDRRILKEIVLRMVLSLIPVFLLWAIGVLTGIKKNAFDVLLIVITSTILVSFILGYFTSFVTIFAFRRGTDPDSVAAPLVASMGDFLTVPSLVLFILLIERSPWAFKAFNYVTIAFFLFVTALSRVRLEEFSELRQVFVTITALALLSTVSGSILARFSGIIQASVILSFIYPSLLSSFGNYGSIIAAKTSTKLHLGEIESFLCPKAFTDVIALFTTAPVIGLTKILIGGALMTLITGNPIPRSAYLVVLTYPFMVLFIMLYSYTLSYFLFQRSIDPDHVAIPLISNNSDIFGTIYVVLMARLMVGA, from the coding sequence TCAATGCTCTCAGAACTCCGGGGTAAAATTGGAGAAGCCTACAGGGTTACTCTACCTTCCCTGTTCACGTCCCAGATATTCGGCCTGTTCGGGGGCACCTTCTTGGGTAAGTACTTCGAGACGGTGAGGCTCAGGTTTCCGGGCCTCCTCGTCGTCCTGCCGGGTATCATGGGGCTTCGCGGGAACGTTTTCGGCTCGATGGCCTCGCGCTTCTCCACGATGCTCTACCTCGGTGAGCTCGAGCCGTCTCTGGGGGACAGGAGGATTCTGAAGGAAATAGTCCTGAGGATGGTGCTCTCCCTAATCCCGGTTTTCCTCCTCTGGGCGATTGGAGTCCTCACGGGCATTAAAAAGAACGCCTTTGACGTCCTCCTCATTGTGATAACCTCAACGATACTCGTCTCCTTCATACTCGGCTACTTCACCTCCTTCGTCACGATATTCGCTTTCAGGCGCGGTACAGACCCGGACAGCGTTGCCGCACCGCTGGTTGCATCTATGGGCGATTTCCTCACAGTTCCGTCGCTCGTCCTTTTCATCCTCCTGATAGAGCGCTCCCCCTGGGCCTTTAAGGCCTTCAACTACGTCACCATAGCTTTTTTCCTGTTCGTGACAGCGTTAAGCAGGGTGAGGCTCGAGGAGTTCTCGGAGCTCAGGCAGGTGTTCGTGACGATAACCGCCCTGGCGCTTCTATCTACCGTCTCGGGCTCGATACTCGCCAGGTTCAGCGGGATTATCCAGGCCTCGGTGATACTGAGCTTCATCTACCCCTCGCTCCTCAGCAGCTTCGGAAACTACGGCTCCATAATAGCCGCGAAAACCTCGACGAAGCTCCACCTCGGTGAGATAGAGAGCTTCCTCTGCCCAAAGGCCTTCACCGACGTCATAGCCCTGTTCACGACGGCGCCGGTTATAGGGCTGACCAAGATACTCATCGGCGGTGCCCTTATGACCCTCATCACGGGGAACCCGATTCCGCGCTCCGCTTATCTGGTGGTCCTGACCTACCCGTTCATGGTGCTCTTCATCATGCTCTACTCCTACACGCTCTCATACTTCCTCTTCCAGAGGAGCATAGACCCTGACCACGTGGCGATACCGCTCATCTCGAACAACAGCGATATATTCGGAACAATATACGTCGTCCTGATGGCCAGGCTGATGGTGGGAGCATGA
- a CDS encoding sugar phosphate isomerase/epimerase family protein: MIGLSMTSYKGRTPEEFERWLEEAEGLGFDFVELVSEWPNFLTRETWKTYADVLGSFELKVTVHAPFSDVNIGSLNEKLRKASLEVLAETLDVASRLNALAVTVHPGHCSPASRKFREDYNRVHRDSLRELERFSGEFGIRVGVENMPAFLILDAQTPERLAELLDGINLGVTLDLGHLNTVGFPFERFMELLGDRIVHVHLHDNSGKSDEHLPLGKGTVPWREVLPQLGGLTWALEVSGLDDARVSLAFLRDIGEL; the protein is encoded by the coding sequence ATGATAGGGCTCTCGATGACGTCTTACAAGGGCAGGACTCCCGAGGAGTTCGAACGCTGGCTTGAGGAAGCGGAAGGGCTCGGCTTCGACTTCGTCGAGCTGGTTAGCGAGTGGCCGAACTTCCTGACGAGGGAAACCTGGAAAACCTACGCCGACGTTCTCGGAAGCTTCGAGCTTAAGGTTACCGTTCACGCCCCGTTCAGCGACGTCAACATAGGCTCGCTCAACGAGAAGCTTAGAAAGGCTTCCCTTGAAGTTTTGGCCGAGACGCTTGACGTTGCTTCCCGCTTGAACGCGCTCGCCGTCACGGTTCATCCCGGCCATTGCTCGCCGGCGAGCAGGAAGTTCAGGGAGGACTACAACAGAGTTCACCGCGATTCCCTTCGGGAGCTTGAGAGGTTTTCCGGGGAGTTTGGCATTAGGGTTGGCGTTGAGAACATGCCGGCCTTTCTCATACTCGACGCTCAAACCCCTGAGAGGCTGGCCGAGCTTCTGGACGGCATCAATCTCGGCGTTACCCTTGACCTCGGCCACCTCAACACCGTCGGCTTTCCCTTCGAGCGCTTTATGGAGCTCCTCGGCGACAGGATCGTTCACGTCCACCTCCACGACAACTCGGGGAAGAGCGACGAGCACCTGCCCCTCGGAAAGGGAACCGTCCCCTGGCGGGAGGTTCTGCCCCAGCTTGGTGGACTGACCTGGGCCCTTGAAGTGTCGGGTCTCGACGACGCCCGGGTCAGTCTGGCCTTTCTCAGGGACATTGGTGAGCTTTGA
- a CDS encoding acetate--CoA ligase family protein: protein MAEKIVEELRPFFDPKAVAIIGATNKKGKVGNVIFENFRMNKERGIFKGNIYPVNPKLDEIEGYKVYHSVEELPDDTDLAVISIPAPFVPDTMRQIAEKGIKAVIIITGGFGELGEEGKKLEREIYEIAKANGIRVIGPNCVGVYVPDTGVDTVFLPESKMDRPQSGPIAFVSQSGAFAAAMLDWAAMAGIGIGKMVSYGNKIDVDDADLMDYFIHDDGINVVTFYIEGVKDGRKFMESAKRITRVKPVIALKSGRTEYGAKAASSHTGSLAGADTIYDAVFKQTGIIRAEDFEHMFDLAKAFAALKDKLPKGDRIGIITDGGGAGVMASDAVAKFGLRMAELSEETIKFLKENFPPHAVAGNPTDVVGDTDAERYRVAIEGFVNDPNVDAILVIVLFQVPLLEEEKIIDILAEYQKKSDKPIVAVAMGGKKTDRYARMLEEKGVPVYPTPERGVRALAGLVRYAEYLKKVKGE, encoded by the coding sequence ATGGCTGAAAAAATCGTTGAGGAACTGAGGCCCTTCTTCGACCCGAAGGCGGTCGCTATCATCGGTGCAACCAACAAGAAGGGGAAAGTTGGCAACGTCATCTTCGAGAACTTCAGGATGAACAAGGAGCGCGGTATTTTCAAAGGTAATATCTACCCCGTTAACCCCAAGCTCGACGAGATTGAGGGATACAAGGTCTATCACAGCGTTGAAGAGCTTCCCGATGACACCGATTTGGCAGTTATTTCGATTCCCGCCCCGTTCGTGCCCGACACCATGAGGCAGATAGCGGAGAAGGGAATAAAGGCCGTTATCATAATCACCGGCGGTTTCGGAGAGCTCGGTGAGGAGGGCAAGAAGCTCGAGAGGGAGATCTACGAGATAGCCAAGGCCAACGGGATAAGGGTCATCGGCCCGAACTGTGTCGGCGTTTACGTCCCAGACACCGGCGTTGACACCGTCTTCCTGCCCGAGAGCAAGATGGACAGGCCTCAGAGCGGGCCGATAGCCTTCGTCAGCCAGAGCGGTGCATTTGCCGCCGCGATGCTCGACTGGGCGGCGATGGCAGGAATAGGCATAGGAAAGATGGTTAGCTATGGCAACAAGATTGACGTTGACGATGCAGATTTGATGGACTACTTCATTCACGACGATGGCATAAACGTCGTCACCTTCTACATCGAGGGAGTCAAGGACGGAAGGAAGTTCATGGAGAGCGCCAAGAGGATAACCAGGGTCAAGCCCGTCATCGCTCTCAAGAGCGGAAGGACCGAGTACGGAGCAAAGGCCGCCTCGAGCCACACCGGTTCCTTAGCCGGAGCGGACACGATTTACGACGCAGTTTTCAAGCAGACGGGCATCATAAGGGCTGAGGACTTCGAGCACATGTTCGACTTAGCTAAGGCCTTCGCCGCGCTCAAGGACAAGCTCCCGAAGGGTGACAGGATAGGCATAATCACCGACGGCGGTGGCGCCGGAGTCATGGCCAGTGATGCCGTTGCCAAATTCGGTCTCAGGATGGCCGAGCTGAGCGAGGAGACGATAAAGTTCCTCAAGGAAAACTTCCCGCCGCACGCGGTGGCAGGAAACCCGACCGACGTCGTTGGAGATACCGACGCCGAGCGCTACAGGGTGGCCATCGAGGGCTTCGTGAACGACCCCAACGTTGACGCGATACTCGTCATAGTGCTCTTCCAGGTCCCGCTCCTCGAGGAGGAGAAGATAATCGACATTCTCGCCGAGTACCAGAAGAAGAGCGACAAACCGATTGTGGCCGTAGCTATGGGCGGTAAGAAGACCGACCGCTACGCTAGAATGCTGGAGGAGAAGGGCGTTCCCGTTTACCCGACTCCCGAGAGGGGCGTCCGCGCTCTGGCGGGTCTCGTGAGGTACGCCGAATATTTGAAAAAAGTTAAAGGTGAGTGA
- a CDS encoding acetate--CoA ligase family protein: MKEEALKVIESVLSQGRTAMVEYEAKQVLKAYGLPVPEEKLAKTLDEALKYAEEIGYPVALKLMSPQILHKSDAKVVMLNIKSPEELKQKWEEIHENARKYRPDAEILGVLVAPMLRPGREIIIGVTEDPQFGHAIMFGLGGIFVEVLKDVTFRIIPITERDARKMITEIKGYPILAGARGEEPADIDAIVDLLLKVSQLVDELRDYIKEMDLNPVFVYEKGKGAVIVDARIILKEPEEKKPEVSSEYKERCA; the protein is encoded by the coding sequence ATGAAGGAGGAAGCCCTCAAAGTTATCGAGTCCGTCCTGTCCCAGGGCAGGACGGCTATGGTTGAGTATGAGGCCAAGCAGGTTTTAAAAGCTTACGGCCTTCCGGTTCCGGAAGAAAAGCTCGCCAAGACCCTCGATGAGGCTCTCAAGTATGCGGAGGAGATAGGCTATCCCGTTGCCCTAAAACTCATGTCGCCTCAGATACTCCACAAGAGCGACGCGAAGGTCGTCATGCTGAACATAAAGAGCCCCGAGGAGCTCAAGCAGAAGTGGGAGGAGATACACGAGAACGCGAGGAAGTACCGCCCCGACGCCGAAATCCTCGGCGTTCTGGTTGCCCCGATGCTCAGGCCCGGCAGGGAGATAATCATAGGCGTTACAGAAGACCCGCAGTTTGGCCACGCGATAATGTTCGGTCTAGGCGGAATATTCGTCGAGGTCCTCAAGGACGTCACCTTCCGCATAATCCCGATAACCGAGCGCGACGCCAGAAAGATGATAACGGAAATCAAGGGCTATCCGATTCTCGCGGGGGCGCGTGGAGAGGAGCCTGCCGACATAGACGCCATCGTTGACCTTCTTCTCAAGGTCAGCCAGCTGGTTGATGAGCTCAGGGACTACATCAAGGAGATGGACCTCAACCCGGTCTTCGTCTACGAGAAGGGCAAGGGCGCGGTTATAGTCGACGCTAGGATCATTCTCAAGGAGCCGGAGGAAAAGAAGCCCGAGGTAAGCTCCGAGTACAAGGAGAGGTGTGCCTGA
- a CDS encoding SPFH domain-containing protein yields the protein MVQVIEWVNPGEDEIIWRYPNEVIKWGAQLIVHEYEVAVFMRDGKIYDVLGPGRHTLTTQNLPLLYKLVGGSNSPFKATVIFVSMKQFQGRYGGETQTRELAPVKYYGVYWFKVADPVLFITEVVGGQSLYDAQDVTKFIRAYFNEGMMKHLSTYSIVDLFQNLDVVSTQVKVKLMEDFRRLGLELVDVKIEGVNTTDEWRQRLFWLMQTGNAQAVMQMDTVKQVAAELGKSPGAGMGTGMVLVPQLFQQQAQPIPPAQPYAGGGTPPAPQQPQQAAPAQTQQQEICPYCGKPIPPGARFCPYCGHEIKRCPNGHIVPEGAKFCPVCGAKIE from the coding sequence ATGGTCCAGGTAATAGAGTGGGTTAACCCCGGAGAGGACGAGATAATCTGGCGCTACCCCAACGAAGTCATAAAATGGGGTGCCCAGCTCATAGTCCACGAGTACGAAGTCGCTGTGTTTATGCGCGACGGCAAGATCTACGACGTCCTCGGGCCGGGAAGGCACACGCTGACAACGCAGAATTTACCTCTCCTCTACAAGCTCGTCGGCGGTTCAAACAGCCCCTTTAAGGCAACGGTAATCTTTGTCAGCATGAAGCAGTTCCAGGGGCGCTACGGCGGCGAAACGCAGACGAGGGAACTGGCGCCCGTCAAGTACTACGGCGTCTACTGGTTCAAGGTCGCCGATCCGGTTCTCTTCATCACTGAAGTTGTCGGCGGCCAGAGCCTCTACGACGCCCAGGACGTTACAAAGTTCATCAGGGCATACTTCAACGAGGGCATGATGAAGCACCTCTCTACCTACTCAATAGTCGATCTCTTCCAGAACCTCGACGTGGTCAGCACGCAGGTCAAAGTTAAACTCATGGAGGACTTCAGGAGACTCGGCCTTGAGCTCGTTGACGTTAAAATCGAGGGAGTAAATACCACCGACGAGTGGCGTCAGAGGCTCTTCTGGCTAATGCAGACTGGCAACGCTCAAGCGGTTATGCAGATGGACACGGTGAAGCAGGTCGCGGCCGAGCTCGGCAAAAGTCCCGGGGCCGGTATGGGAACCGGGATGGTACTCGTGCCGCAGCTCTTCCAGCAGCAGGCCCAGCCGATTCCACCGGCCCAGCCCTACGCGGGTGGGGGCACCCCTCCAGCACCACAGCAACCCCAGCAAGCGGCACCTGCCCAGACCCAACAGCAGGAAATCTGCCCCTACTGCGGCAAGCCGATTCCACCGGGGGCGCGCTTCTGTCCCTACTGCGGCCATGAAATCAAGCGCTGTCCCAACGGCCACATAGTTCCAGAGGGAGCGAAGTTCTGCCCTGTCTGCGGTGCAAAGATTGAGTGA
- a CDS encoding zinc ribbon domain-containing protein, with protein MEVTCPTCSARFKVPDTVSIATCPYCGTTFHVQTGEESKVDHFFFPPMREDPAGKLLKFLSRQYGAPADIVDAKVTKKELHWVPVYFFYLHGRSKSRETVEEVEFLGIPAGSPFKTLLAEYPFPIRGKRFFDEAVVKKGKYYEPDVDREEAERIARSRLESALKKEASEESAYAGELELNVKFQGLVHYPLWEIHYEYGGERFVNFVDGTDGRVIRAEYPLMSEARKKATLLGSGVIGSGLILGIIASAVGGSPWGIIGGLAGGVAGGIGIFMKGSVKKRTVSEVIKAGRGNVYFQPV; from the coding sequence ATGGAGGTCACCTGTCCGACGTGCTCGGCGAGATTCAAGGTTCCAGATACCGTGAGCATCGCAACATGTCCCTACTGCGGTACCACATTCCACGTTCAAACCGGTGAGGAGAGCAAGGTCGATCACTTCTTCTTTCCGCCGATGAGGGAAGACCCGGCAGGAAAGCTGTTGAAGTTCCTCTCACGGCAGTACGGTGCCCCCGCGGATATCGTCGACGCGAAGGTCACGAAAAAGGAACTCCACTGGGTTCCGGTTTACTTCTTCTACCTCCACGGGAGGAGCAAGAGCAGGGAAACAGTTGAAGAAGTTGAGTTCCTTGGAATTCCAGCGGGTTCCCCCTTTAAAACCCTCCTCGCAGAGTATCCCTTCCCGATCAGGGGAAAGCGCTTCTTCGATGAGGCCGTTGTTAAGAAAGGGAAGTACTACGAGCCGGACGTTGACAGGGAGGAAGCGGAGCGGATAGCACGTTCGAGGCTTGAAAGCGCGCTGAAGAAAGAGGCCAGTGAGGAGAGTGCGTATGCAGGAGAGCTGGAGCTCAACGTGAAGTTTCAGGGCCTGGTTCACTACCCTCTCTGGGAGATTCACTACGAGTACGGCGGCGAGAGGTTCGTTAACTTCGTAGACGGAACCGATGGGAGAGTGATCCGAGCAGAGTACCCTCTCATGAGCGAGGCAAGAAAAAAGGCAACCCTCCTGGGTTCCGGGGTGATAGGGTCAGGTCTCATACTGGGAATCATCGCGTCGGCGGTGGGAGGTAGCCCCTGGGGCATTATAGGCGGACTAGCCGGTGGCGTCGCCGGGGGAATTGGAATTTTCATGAAAGGCTCGGTTAAAAAGAGAACGGTTAGCGAGGTCATCAAGGCTGGAAGGGGTAACGTTTATTTCCAGCCGGTTTGA
- a CDS encoding membrane protein, with protein MEALAFKCERCGAPLEVSPETIVAVCPYCGFPNHVSGNIKTDEIHIIPSLDKNAIAQAFWKNVESDFDLRRIKDEIEIVGIEGHYAPYWIGLVHVYGTVRYMRREEECHTDSKGNTRCHTVERHYTESVDENLRLLGSARRQVKSFGVDDLITHYSKTWPKGKRLLDLEEGEWERIKLEILNTEMDERQAKLIMREDAIDVIRNRFLAKSDRIEMFNLHADEPENVKLVLLPMWTVYYRYGNSIFQTVFAGWDGKRVAATEPMNVLRQAQYLVGAGAGIATAAFGAAFFSSSPVFALLAIVGGSAVSWLAGSKVLEGQRIERERKGLMG; from the coding sequence ATGGAGGCCCTGGCCTTTAAGTGCGAAAGGTGTGGTGCGCCCCTAGAGGTGTCGCCCGAGACTATCGTGGCGGTCTGCCCATACTGCGGCTTTCCAAACCACGTGAGCGGCAACATCAAAACCGATGAAATCCACATCATACCCTCCTTGGACAAGAACGCCATAGCCCAGGCCTTTTGGAAGAACGTGGAAAGCGATTTCGACCTCAGAAGAATAAAGGACGAGATCGAAATAGTCGGCATAGAGGGCCACTACGCCCCCTACTGGATCGGTCTGGTTCACGTCTACGGAACGGTCCGCTACATGAGGCGTGAGGAAGAGTGCCACACGGACTCAAAGGGAAACACCCGCTGTCACACGGTGGAGAGACACTACACCGAGAGCGTCGATGAGAATCTACGACTCCTGGGATCGGCCAGGAGACAGGTAAAGAGCTTTGGTGTCGATGACCTGATAACCCATTACTCGAAAACGTGGCCCAAAGGTAAGAGGCTGCTCGATCTGGAGGAGGGGGAATGGGAGAGAATAAAGCTCGAGATCCTGAACACCGAAATGGACGAGAGGCAGGCGAAGCTGATAATGCGTGAGGACGCGATAGACGTCATCAGAAATCGCTTCCTGGCAAAATCTGACAGAATAGAAATGTTCAACCTCCACGCCGATGAACCCGAAAACGTCAAGCTGGTCCTCCTGCCGATGTGGACGGTTTACTACCGCTACGGCAACTCGATATTCCAGACGGTTTTTGCGGGCTGGGACGGGAAGAGAGTCGCCGCAACCGAGCCGATGAACGTGCTGAGACAGGCACAGTACCTAGTCGGTGCGGGTGCTGGCATAGCTACCGCCGCTTTCGGCGCGGCTTTCTTCTCAAGTTCACCTGTCTTCGCGCTTTTGGCCATCGTCGGCGGTTCTGCGGTAAGCTGGCTGGCCGGAAGCAAGGTGCTCGAAGGACAGAGGATCGAAAGGGAAAGGAAAGGCCTGATGGGGTGA
- the purE gene encoding 5-(carboxyamino)imidazole ribonucleotide mutase, whose protein sequence is MKVLVVMGSKSDSHVAEKVTSVLDEFGVEYDIEVASAHRNPKKVEELARKDYDVFIAIAGLSAALPGVIAAHTIKPVIGVPVSAKLGGLDALLSMAQLPPGVPVATVGIDNGKNAALLAIEILALRDERLREKLKEHREKMRG, encoded by the coding sequence GTGAAAGTCCTGGTGGTTATGGGAAGCAAGAGTGACAGCCATGTAGCTGAGAAGGTAACTTCAGTTCTCGATGAGTTCGGGGTTGAATACGACATCGAAGTTGCTTCCGCCCACAGAAATCCCAAGAAAGTCGAGGAGCTGGCCAGAAAGGACTACGACGTATTCATAGCGATAGCCGGCCTGAGCGCCGCGTTGCCCGGAGTGATAGCGGCCCACACAATCAAACCGGTTATAGGGGTTCCAGTCTCGGCCAAGCTCGGTGGTCTCGACGCGCTCCTAAGCATGGCACAGCTTCCGCCGGGAGTGCCCGTTGCAACGGTGGGGATAGACAACGGTAAGAACGCGGCCCTTCTTGCCATCGAGATCCTCGCGCTGAGGGATGAAAGACTGAGGGAGAAACTCAAAGAACATAGAGAAAAGATGCGGGGTTGA